The window ATACATCCGGCGATTTCAGAACGCTCATCTATAATGCCTGTTTTTTTAGGAGGAATTGCTCTTCTGCCAGTACTAGCCAGTCTTGCTACATCTCGCAATAATGTCGTTTTCCCTGTTTGCGGTGGACCGATGATGAGTGTATTGCACCAGTGCTCGTCATATAAATAAGGAAGAAAGGGAAGCGCAATCCCAATTTTTTCTTTTGCGATGCGGATATTAAATGAAGAGATATCTCTTAATCCTTTGACAATGCCGTTTTCAACGATCACCTTTCCTGCAAGTCCCACCCGGTGTCCGCCAGATATGGTGATGTAGCCTTGCTTTAGCTCCTCTTCAAGTGTGTACATGCTGTAATTGCTCAGCCTGCCTAATAGCTGAGACGCATCTTCTCCTGTTGTGCGATAAGAAAGAAAGCGCGGTTTTCCTCTTTGCATCAATTCAATAGGACGATCCGTGCGAATGCGGATTTCTTCTATTTGATCCCATTCTGCTTCTTTTAGCAGTCTAAGTTCTTGTCCAATCGAGTGCGGGAGAATATCCAACAAACTCCGCAACGAATTCCCCTCCTTTTTTTCTTCTCTAAAATGTATGATGGGAGTCGTTAATTATGCCAAGCCGTTTCACTTATAAATCCCAACAAGAATAAACACGACACCAATGAAAATAAAGACGAGCTTGGCATAGGATAACTGCCCTGCAATTTGATAGATTCCAATCGTCATCGTGATAATAAAAATGAGCGGCCCAATGATCGCCAATATACTATTGATGACAACCGCTTTTCGAACGTCATTTGTGACTAAAATGAGGATGGCGGCCGTCAGTTCAATCGCGGCCGATAAGAACCTCATGCCTGCCATTGCAGCTACTGATGGGTGTATGCCTGGGAGAAATTGTTTCATATAGAACCTCCAGCTTTTTTTACACTATATGCTTGTCTAGCTGGAAGTAGTCTTGTTTTTCAGAAAGGAAGAGAGATGAATGAGAGAATTGAGAGAAGGTCTGCCTTTTGAGGAGTCTTACATGTTTTACAATAAAAAAAGACTGTAAACACGACGTTTACAGTCAAAGCGTGTAGACAAACCCTCGCATTCGGTGTCAGTCCTGCGCGCCGATGCTCACGAATGGCAAATTCGCTCCGCTTCGGTGCTCGTCCTTCCTAGACTTCAAAGGTTTTCTATCACGCTGAAAAGAAGGCAAAGGGCTAAAATAAACGTCATTTTAGCCCTTTGTCAACAATCTAAAAAGACTGTAAACACGAGGTTTACAGTCTTTCTTCGTTCATTACGCTCTTGACACGTATGAACCGTCTGATGTATTAATGACTAGTTTATCTCCTTGGTTCACAAAGAAAGGAACGTTGACGATTAAACCAGTTTCAGTTTTTGCAGGTTTTGAGCCGCCTGATGTTGTGTCACCTTTAATACCAGGCTCTGTTTCTACTACTTCTAGTTCTACCGTGTTTGGAAGTTCTACTCCAAGTGTTTCAGCACCGTACATCACAATTTGAACCGACATATTTTCTAGCAAATATTTCAGCTCATCTTTAATTTGTGTTTCACTTAGTTCAAGCTGCTCATAAGAACTTGTATCCATGAAGACATGCTGGTCGCCATTTGCGTACAAGTACTGCATTGTTTTTGTTTCAATTTGAGCTTTCGCTACTTTTTCGCCTGCACGGAATGTTTTTTCTTGAATGGCACCAGTACGCAGGTTACGCAGTTTCGAACGAACAAACGCTGCGCCTTTCCCTGGCTTTACGTGTTGGAAATCCACTACACGCCAAATACCGCCGTCCACTTCAATTGTCAGGCCTGTACGAAAATCGTTTACTGAAATCATTTTGTCATCCTCCTACATTTCACCATCATAATATGATAAGTTCTTTCGGTGAGTGGGTCAATCGTTTATTGCCGTCAGCTGTCAGGACAATATCATCCTCAATTCTCACGCCGCCGACATCCGGCAAGTAAATTCCCGGCTCAACTGTCACGACCATTCCTTCTTCTAAGACGACCTCTGATCGTGAGGAAAGGCCTGGCGCTTCATGTACTTCCATCCCTAGCCCGTGGCCAGTTGAGTGCCCGAAGTATTGACCATAGCCATACTTTTCAATGATGTCACGTGTGATGCGATCAGCTTCTTTTCCTGTTAAGCCTGGCTTGATTCTATCCACACCAGCGTTTTCTGCTTCTAATACGATATGATAAATTTCCTTTAGCTTATCGCTCGGTGTGCCGACAGCAATCGTTCTTGTCATATCAGAACAATAACCTTTATAGTAAGCACCAAAATCGAGTGTGACTAAATCACCAGATTCAATCACCTTTTCACTCGCTCTTCCGTGCGGCAGGCTTGAACGAACACCTGAGGCGACAATCATATCGAATGAAGATCCTTCAGCGCCTTCTTTTCTCATGAAAAATTCAAGCTCGTTCATGACAGCAATTTCCGTCAAGCCCGGCTTGATGTAAGTGAGAATATGATCAAAGGCGTGATCTGCAATCTTCGCAGCTTCCTCTAATATCTTAATCTCTTCACTAGACTTAATCAAGCGCAACTTTTCAACTGATTCTGAGACCGGAACAAGCTCTATATCGCCTGCTTTATCTGCATACTGCTGGTACGTGGCAAATGTCATATGATGTTGTTCAAACCCAAGGCGTTTTATCCCAAATTCCTTTGCCGTTTGGACTGCGGTTTCCACGATGTTTCCTTTATGTTCAATAATGTCGTAGCCTTTTACTTGGTCCTTTGCTTGCTCTGTATAACGGAAATCCGTGATAAAAGCTGCCTGGTCCTTTGAAACAACTGCAAGACCGGCTGAGCCAGTAAAGCTGGTCATGTACTGTAAATTAAAGCTGCTCGTAATGACAAGACCATCGATCTCTAATTCAGATAAAAGTGCTTTTAACTTTTCAAGTTTCATGATACTGCTCCCCCTTCACTCACTAAATAACGAATCGCCAATTTATACCCTTCTAAACCAAGACCAACGATTTGCCCTTGGCATACTGGAGCAAGTACAGAATGATGGCGGAATTCCTCTCTCTTATGAACGTTTGAGATATGTACTTCGACGACGGATAAAGAAATACTTGCAATGGCATCTCTCAGCGCATAGCTGTAGTGTGTAAAAGCACCCGGGTTAAACACGACTCCATCGTACTGATCTTCTGCCTCGTGGAGCGCATCAATCAAATCCCCTTCGTGATTCGATTGAAAGAACGTTAACTGGATATTGGCTCTTTCTGCAAACTGGAACAAATCCGTTTCTAAATCTGTCAGCGTCTTACTTCCGTAAACAGCCGGCTCTCTTTTGCCAAGCCTATTTAAATTGGGCCCATTCAGCACAAGAAAATGAGGCATACAACCACTCCTTCACCCTAATTCAATCTATATCGAGATCTGTTTCTTTTTCCTTAGAAACCTTTCGTTTCCAAAAATATTTTATCATATGAATAGGTGATTTACACTTTATTCTGTCTTTTTCCCGAGAGCCCTTGCAAGCTTCTGACTCGTTAATTCATTATATTCAAACGAAATACTGTACCCGACAAACATGCCATATAAAATATATAGGCAAAATGTCGTGATGATGGTGCTTTGCTGCAAATCTTGGACTTGCTTTACATCTGGGAAAATCGGATTAAATACGTAAAAAACGAGCAGCCATAAAAGCGCGCCATATATCAGCCCCATCCAATAGCCTTTGATTCGTTTTAAAACCCCATAATAAATAAAGGCTGCTCCAATCGATAAAACCCCTAAAAGCACAATACTAATAAAAGTGCCAAGTCCTCCCTTTTTCCACTCTCCGAGCACAAATGGCTGAAGGAGCATATTGGGACTCACCTCTGAGAAATGAAACATATGGGTCAGAAACCCGATAAAGCCCCAAAAAACACCGCCAACAAAGCCTGTCGCAGCTGCTCTTGCCAACAGCGATGACGTTTGTACAGACTGATTTTTTTCTTCTTGGTTTTTCTTTTCATCACGTTTCATTTGTGAACACCTCCAGCAAGTAGTATGTCCAAAATGTCATAAAAAAAAGGATTTCCATCCGTGAGTGTAAAATTTTTATAACAGGGTATACTGGCTAAAAAGAGGTAGATAGAATTCTAGTAGATAATCGACCTGTGCGCTAGTGATTTCCCCTCATTTCCTGTACAATAAAGGTATAAGGAAATGCATGTAAATTACAGGAAACAGGCAGGTTGATGAAATATGTCCAATCAAACAAAACGTCCAGCATATGGAGGGCAGGCAGTTGTCGAAGGTGTCATGTTTGGAGGTAAAAAGAACTATGTGACAGCGATTCGGCGAAAGGATCAGTCCATTGAGTTTTTGAAGCTTCCCCGGACCTCCAATAAACGAACCGCCTTTCTCAAGAAAATTCCCTTTGTCAGGGGTGTTGCTGCACTTGTTGAAGCAAGCGCAAATGGCAGTAAGCACTTGAACTTCTCCAGCGAGCGCTATGACTTAGATCCTTCAGAAGATCATACTCTTGAAAAAGAACAAAAAAGCTCGAAATTATCCATGATTTTCGGCATTGCTGTAATCGGAGTTCTCTCTCTTCTCTTTAGTAAATTTGTCTTTACCCTAGTACCTGTCTTTTTAGCTGAACTGGTGCGGCCCGTCTTTTCAGGGAATTTCGCACAAATCGCAGTGGAAACATTCTTTAAACTGGTCCTGTTATTAGGCTACATTTACTTTATTTCCATGACCCCTTTAATTAAAAGGGTATTTCAATATCATGGCGCAGAACATAAAGTCATAAACTGCTATGAACAGAATCTTGACATCACAGTGGAAAATGTCCAAAAACAATCACGGCTGCATTATCGATGCGGCAGCAGCTTTATTTTATTCACTGTCATTGTCGGAATGTTCGTCTATTTACTCGTACCGACAGATCCTTTATGGGTGAGAGTTCTGAATCGCTTGGCGCTCATTCCGGTTGTTCTGGGCATTTCATTTGAAGTGCTTCAG is drawn from Bacillus pumilus and contains these coding sequences:
- a CDS encoding M24 family metallopeptidase; protein product: MKLEKLKALLSELEIDGLVITSSFNLQYMTSFTGSAGLAVVSKDQAAFITDFRYTEQAKDQVKGYDIIEHKGNIVETAVQTAKEFGIKRLGFEQHHMTFATYQQYADKAGDIELVPVSESVEKLRLIKSSEEIKILEEAAKIADHAFDHILTYIKPGLTEIAVMNELEFFMRKEGAEGSSFDMIVASGVRSSLPHGRASEKVIESGDLVTLDFGAYYKGYCSDMTRTIAVGTPSDKLKEIYHIVLEAENAGVDRIKPGLTGKEADRITRDIIEKYGYGQYFGHSTGHGLGMEVHEAPGLSSRSEVVLEEGMVVTVEPGIYLPDVGGVRIEDDIVLTADGNKRLTHSPKELIIL
- the efp gene encoding elongation factor P, whose translation is MISVNDFRTGLTIEVDGGIWRVVDFQHVKPGKGAAFVRSKLRNLRTGAIQEKTFRAGEKVAKAQIETKTMQYLYANGDQHVFMDTSSYEQLELSETQIKDELKYLLENMSVQIVMYGAETLGVELPNTVELEVVETEPGIKGDTTSGGSKPAKTETGLIVNVPFFVNQGDKLVINTSDGSYVSRA
- a CDS encoding YqhR family membrane protein; this encodes MKRDEKKNQEEKNQSVQTSSLLARAAATGFVGGVFWGFIGFLTHMFHFSEVSPNMLLQPFVLGEWKKGGLGTFISIVLLGVLSIGAAFIYYGVLKRIKGYWMGLIYGALLWLLVFYVFNPIFPDVKQVQDLQQSTIITTFCLYILYGMFVGYSISFEYNELTSQKLARALGKKTE
- a CDS encoding DUF1385 domain-containing protein; translation: MSNQTKRPAYGGQAVVEGVMFGGKKNYVTAIRRKDQSIEFLKLPRTSNKRTAFLKKIPFVRGVAALVEASANGSKHLNFSSERYDLDPSEDHTLEKEQKSSKLSMIFGIAVIGVLSLLFSKFVFTLVPVFLAELVRPVFSGNFAQIAVETFFKLVLLLGYIYFISMTPLIKRVFQYHGAEHKVINCYEQNLDITVENVQKQSRLHYRCGSSFILFTVIVGMFVYLLVPTDPLWVRVLNRLALIPVVLGISFEVLQLTNKLREVPVLKVLGYPGLWLQLLTTKEPSGDQVEVAIASFNELLRLEEASEKQASDSAHQVI
- a CDS encoding YqhV family protein — encoded protein: MKQFLPGIHPSVAAMAGMRFLSAAIELTAAILILVTNDVRKAVVINSILAIIGPLIFIITMTIGIYQIAGQLSYAKLVFIFIGVVFILVGIYK
- the spoIIIAA gene encoding stage III sporulation protein AA; translated protein: MRSLLDILPHSIGQELRLLKEAEWDQIEEIRIRTDRPIELMQRGKPRFLSYRTTGEDASQLLGRLSNYSMYTLEEELKQGYITISGGHRVGLAGKVIVENGIVKGLRDISSFNIRIAKEKIGIALPFLPYLYDEHWCNTLIIGPPQTGKTTLLRDVARLASTGRRAIPPKKTGIIDERSEIAGCIRGVPQHQFGHRVDVLDACPKAEGLMMMIRSMSPEVMIVDEIGKSEDVQALLEAIHAGVTIIVSAHGYSLEDVYKRPSLKPLWELRVFERYVELNRKNGPGTIGRIYDQDGQEMKWRRGVDVC
- the aroQ gene encoding type II 3-dehydroquinate dehydratase, which encodes MPHFLVLNGPNLNRLGKREPAVYGSKTLTDLETDLFQFAERANIQLTFFQSNHEGDLIDALHEAEDQYDGVVFNPGAFTHYSYALRDAIASISLSVVEVHISNVHKREEFRHHSVLAPVCQGQIVGLGLEGYKLAIRYLVSEGGAVS